The following are from one region of the Edwardsiella tarda ATCC 15947 = NBRC 105688 genome:
- the pepA gene encoding leucyl aminopeptidase: MEFSVKSGSPEKQRSACIVVGVFEPRRLSPIAEQLDKISDGYISALLRRGELEGKVGQTLLLHHVPNVLSERILLIGCGKERELDERQYKQVIQKTINTLNDTGSMEAVCFLTELHVKGRNTYWKVRQAVETAKETLYTFDQLKSNKVEPRRPLRKMVFNVPTRRELTSGERAIQHGLAIAAGVKAAKDLGNMPPNICNAGYLASQARQLADSYAGSVTTRVIGEQQMKELGMNAYLAVGQGSQNESLMSVIEYKGNPNPDARPIVLVGKGLTFDAGGISLKPGEGMDEMKYDMCGAASVYGVMRMAAELQLPLNIVGVLAGCENMPGGRAYRPGDILTTMSGQTVEVLNTDAEGRLVLCDVLTYVERFEPELVVDVATLTGACVIALGHHLTGLMANHNPLASELLSAAEQAGDRAWRLPLGDEFQEQLDSNFADMANIGGRPGGAITAACFLARFTRKYNWAHLDIAGTAWRSGKAKGATGRPVAMLSQFLLNRAGLNGEE; the protein is encoded by the coding sequence ATGGAGTTCAGTGTAAAGAGCGGTAGCCCGGAAAAGCAGCGTAGCGCCTGCATCGTCGTCGGTGTATTCGAACCTCGCCGCCTGTCCCCGATTGCCGAACAGCTCGATAAGATCAGTGATGGCTATATCAGTGCCCTGCTGCGCCGCGGCGAGCTGGAGGGTAAGGTCGGGCAGACGCTGTTGCTGCATCATGTGCCCAACGTACTCTCGGAGCGTATCCTGCTGATCGGCTGCGGCAAAGAGCGTGAGCTGGATGAGCGCCAGTATAAGCAGGTGATCCAAAAGACCATCAACACCCTGAATGACACCGGCTCGATGGAGGCGGTCTGCTTCCTCACCGAGCTGCACGTCAAGGGGCGCAACACCTACTGGAAGGTGCGTCAGGCCGTCGAGACCGCCAAGGAGACCCTGTATACCTTCGATCAGCTGAAGAGCAACAAGGTCGAGCCGCGCCGTCCACTGCGTAAGATGGTGTTCAACGTGCCGACCCGCCGCGAGTTGACCAGCGGCGAGCGCGCCATTCAACACGGTCTGGCCATCGCCGCCGGAGTGAAGGCGGCCAAAGATCTCGGCAACATGCCGCCGAATATCTGTAACGCGGGCTACCTGGCTTCCCAGGCGCGTCAGCTGGCCGACAGCTACGCCGGCTCCGTCACCACCCGGGTGATCGGCGAACAACAGATGAAAGAGCTGGGCATGAACGCCTACCTGGCCGTCGGCCAAGGTTCGCAGAACGAATCGCTGATGTCGGTGATCGAATATAAGGGTAACCCGAACCCGGACGCACGCCCGATCGTGTTGGTGGGTAAAGGGCTAACCTTCGACGCCGGCGGCATCTCCCTCAAGCCGGGCGAAGGCATGGATGAGATGAAGTACGACATGTGTGGCGCCGCCTCGGTGTATGGCGTGATGCGCATGGCCGCCGAGCTGCAACTGCCGCTCAACATCGTCGGGGTGCTGGCGGGCTGTGAAAACATGCCGGGCGGGCGCGCCTATCGTCCGGGGGATATCCTCACCACCATGTCCGGCCAGACCGTCGAGGTGCTCAACACCGACGCCGAAGGCCGTCTGGTGCTGTGCGACGTGCTGACCTATGTCGAGCGTTTCGAACCGGAACTGGTGGTGGATGTCGCCACCCTGACCGGCGCCTGCGTCATCGCCCTGGGTCACCACCTGACCGGCCTGATGGCCAACCACAACCCGCTGGCCTCCGAGTTGCTGAGCGCGGCGGAACAGGCGGGCGATCGCGCCTGGCGTCTGCCGCTGGGGGACGAGTTCCAGGAGCAGTTGGACTCCAACTTCGCCGACATGGCCAACATCGGTGGCCGTCCGGGCGGGGCGATCACCGCCGCCTGCTTCCTGGCGCGCTTCACCCGCAAATATAACTGGGCGCATCTGGACATCGCCGGCACCGCCTGGCGCTCCGGCAAGGCCAAGGGCGCCACCGGC